The following nucleotide sequence is from Tolumonas lignilytica.
GCATTCCGTTTTGCTCTTTTTCAGCACTAGCCTTGGAGCCAGCATGACGTTTTCAGCTACGGTCATGTGCGGAAACAGATTAAAATTCTGGAAGACCATGCCCACTGAGCGGCTTAACTCCCGCAAATGATTTTCATCGTCAGAAACCGCCTGACGGTCAACAATAATTGCACCATCATCGAATTTCTCCAGCCCGTTAATACACCGCAGTAACGTACTTTTGCCTGAACCGCTGCGCCCGATGATCGAAATTACTTCACCTGCCGCTATTTTTAGTTCAATACCTTTCAATACATGGTGTGAACCATAATATTTATGAACATTTTCAATGCTTACCAGAGACATTTAATTTCCTCTCCAGAAATTGGCTAAACAGAGACAGTGGATAGCAGATCATGAAATAGATCAGTGCAACCCATGCGAAGACTTTGAATGGTTGGAATGTTGCGTTATTCAGCATCGTGCCGGCTTTGGTGAGTTCGACAAAACCGATGATAGAGGTCAGCGCAGTGCCTTTAACGACCTGTACAGAAAACCCGACCGTAGGCGCAATCGCAACTCTCAGCGCCTGAGGCAAAATGACATAACGCATGGTTTGGAAAAAAGAGAGCCCCAGACAGCGTGATGCCTCCCATTGTCCTTTCGGTAATGATTCTATACAGCCGCTCCAGATGTCGCAGAGAAAGGCACTGCTGAATAACACCAAAGCCAGCGTAGCGGCAGTCCAGGCACTGACAT
It contains:
- a CDS encoding amino acid ABC transporter permease is translated as MMQFTDWDIFRNLLLAARWTLLLSLIAFIGGTLFGLVLTFMRTSRRKPLVLLVRGFVELFQGTPLLMQLFLAFFGLSLLGLDVSAWTAATLALVLFSSAFLCDIWSGCIESLPKGQWEASRCLGLSFFQTMRYVILPQALRVAIAPTVGFSVQVVKGTALTSIIGFVELTKAGTMLNNATFQPFKVFAWVALIYFMICYPLSLFSQFLERKLNVSGKH